A window of the Miscanthus floridulus cultivar M001 chromosome 14, ASM1932011v1, whole genome shotgun sequence genome harbors these coding sequences:
- the LOC136504787 gene encoding uncharacterized protein isoform X2 gives MPSLQKALPPELADNVLRLYRECLRRAKYIGHQKHNTELLVTMVRQQFKKNMHETDPEKIQKMKDDAARGLINHILYESEKITGRKFSG, from the exons CAGAAAGCCTTGCCTCCAGAACTTGCTGATAATGTGCTTAGG TTATATCGTGAATGCTTACGGAGGGCGAAGTATATTGGGCATCAG AAACACAATACAGAGCTTTTAGTCACCATGGTGAGGCAACAATTCAAGAAAAATATGCATGAAACTGATCCAGAGAAGATACAGAAAATGAAGGATGA TGCTGCAAGGGGCCTTATCAATCATATTCTGTATGAGTCTGAGAAGATTACAGGACGCAAATTTTCAGGTTAA